From a region of the Tistrella mobilis genome:
- a CDS encoding methyl-accepting chemotaxis protein has translation MELLGRYAGVGLWDAVLYQGDAMHAKASWHFSDEFRRLVGFAHGDRQGFPDKVQSWSDRLHPDDSGYTFEAFAACLNDKSGRTGYDVTYRLKMKDGAWRWFRAVGGVARDAQGNPLRACGSLIDVHDQKVDVERMALLARHAGIGLWDAQLYEGDAMHPKAQWRFSGEFRRLVGFDREDLTGFPDKVNAWSDRLHPEDSGHTFDAFGACLNDRSGRTGYDVAYRLKMKDGSYRWFKAIGGVARDPQGNPLRACGSLIDIHAQKMAELENERAEANRRKGIHDIADTLSARVGSSADRATANTQVVATATEELSASVGEIAARSSAAANASATAANEAARTNDTVQALVSAGERIGVVIKLINNIASQTNLLALNATIEAARAGEAGKGFAVVAGEVKNLAQQTASATDEIVEQIASVQREAARTVDAIHAISAAIGEVQTISASIASAVAQQDAAAREISASITQVARDVGDVSENVGAVTRQLRAG, from the coding sequence ATGGAGCTTCTCGGCCGGTATGCCGGCGTGGGATTGTGGGACGCGGTGCTCTATCAGGGCGACGCGATGCACGCCAAGGCCTCGTGGCACTTCTCGGACGAGTTCCGCCGGCTGGTCGGCTTCGCCCATGGCGACCGGCAGGGTTTTCCCGACAAGGTGCAGTCATGGTCCGACCGGCTGCATCCCGACGATTCAGGCTATACGTTCGAGGCCTTCGCCGCCTGCCTGAACGACAAGAGCGGGCGCACCGGTTACGACGTCACCTATCGGCTGAAGATGAAGGACGGCGCCTGGCGCTGGTTCCGCGCGGTGGGCGGCGTGGCCCGCGATGCCCAGGGCAACCCGCTGCGCGCCTGCGGTTCGCTGATCGACGTGCATGACCAGAAGGTGGATGTCGAGCGCATGGCCCTGCTGGCGCGCCATGCCGGTATCGGCCTCTGGGACGCCCAGCTTTACGAGGGTGACGCCATGCACCCGAAGGCGCAGTGGCGTTTCTCGGGCGAATTCCGCCGGCTGGTGGGCTTCGACCGCGAGGATCTGACCGGCTTCCCCGACAAGGTGAATGCCTGGTCGGACCGCCTGCACCCCGAGGATTCCGGCCATACCTTCGATGCTTTCGGCGCCTGCCTGAACGACCGCAGCGGCCGCACCGGCTATGACGTCGCCTATCGGCTGAAGATGAAGGACGGCAGCTATCGCTGGTTCAAGGCGATCGGCGGCGTGGCCCGCGACCCCCAGGGCAACCCGCTGCGCGCCTGCGGTTCGCTGATCGACATCCACGCCCAGAAGATGGCCGAGCTTGAGAACGAGCGCGCCGAGGCCAATCGCCGCAAGGGCATCCACGACATCGCCGACACGCTCTCGGCCCGGGTCGGCAGTTCGGCCGATCGGGCGACCGCCAATACCCAGGTGGTGGCGACCGCGACCGAGGAACTTTCGGCGTCGGTGGGCGAGATTGCCGCCCGCTCCAGCGCGGCCGCCAATGCGTCGGCCACCGCGGCGAACGAGGCGGCGCGCACCAACGACACGGTTCAGGCGCTGGTTTCGGCCGGCGAGCGGATCGGCGTGGTCATCAAGCTGATCAACAACATCGCCAGCCAGACCAATCTTCTGGCGCTGAACGCCACCATCGAGGCCGCCCGCGCCGGCGAGGCCGGCAAGGGCTTCGCGGTCGTCGCGGGCGAGGTGAAGAACCTGGCCCAGCAGACCGCCTCGGCCACCGACGAAATCGTCGAACAGATCGCCTCGGTCCAGCGCGAGGCCGCCCGCACGGTGGACGCGATCCACGCCATCTCGGCCGCGATCGGCGAGGTCCAGACCATCTCGGCCTCGATCGCCTCGGCGGTGGCCCAGCAGGACGCGGCCGCGCGCGAGATTTCCGCCAGCATCACCCAGGTCGCCCGTGATGTGGGCGACGTGTCGGAAAATGTCGGCGCGGTGACCCGGCAGCTTCGGGCCGGGTAA
- a CDS encoding type II toxin-antitoxin system Phd/YefM family antitoxin translates to MLKVSALEFQRDLARYQDAAHTQPVVITSHGRENTVLISAEEYHRLKRRDRQVMGPADFTDADIAALEASRPPLSSRLYDDELSD, encoded by the coding sequence ATGCTGAAAGTCAGTGCGCTGGAGTTTCAGCGGGACCTTGCCCGCTATCAGGACGCGGCGCATACGCAGCCGGTGGTGATCACCAGTCATGGCCGGGAGAATACCGTTCTGATCTCGGCAGAAGAATATCATCGGCTGAAACGCCGCGACCGTCAGGTGATGGGGCCGGCAGATTTTACCGATGCGGACATCGCCGCGCTGGAAGCCTCTCGCCCGCCGCTATCGTCGCGACTTTACGATGACGAGCTGTCCGACTGA
- a CDS encoding type II toxin-antitoxin system PemK/MazF family toxin — MAFPAPVQGLVIRYSYLWRREQARGQEEGVKDRPCAVILATVTQDGEQMVTVLPITHTPPADPHSAVEIPARTKTRLRLDDERSWVVLTEANRFIWPGPDLRPLRTGDAASIVYGQLPYGLMDEIRTRFIALLKASHSRIVQRTE; from the coding sequence ATGGCCTTCCCCGCGCCGGTTCAGGGGCTCGTCATCCGCTACAGTTATCTCTGGCGTCGGGAACAGGCGCGCGGGCAGGAAGAGGGCGTGAAGGATCGTCCCTGTGCCGTCATTCTTGCGACCGTTACCCAAGACGGGGAACAGATGGTAACGGTGCTTCCGATCACACATACACCGCCCGCCGATCCACATTCAGCCGTCGAAATCCCGGCGCGTACGAAAACTCGTCTGCGGCTTGACGACGAGCGCTCATGGGTGGTGCTGACCGAAGCCAATCGGTTCATCTGGCCGGGGCCGGATCTGCGGCCCCTTCGTACGGGCGATGCGGCCAGCATCGTCTACGGACAGCTCCCCTATGGTCTCATGGACGAGATCCGTACCCGTTTCATCGCCCTGTTGAAGGCAAGCCACAGCCGGATCGTTCAGCGCACGGAGTGA
- a CDS encoding NAD(P)/FAD-dependent oxidoreductase yields MPDLHPPEVTTASDRVPAPGEVRANGRRPRVVIVGAGFGGLQAAKALDGAPVEVIVVDRQNHHLFQPLLYQVATATLSPADIAWPIRAILRRQANATVLMAEVDGVDTARRDVRAGAARIPYDQLILATGATHSYFGHDEWAGAAPGLKRIEDATTIRRRILLAFERAEMARSDDERRRLLTFVVVGGGPTGVEMAGAIVEIARKVLPPDFRLVDPRAARIVLVEAGPRILPAFPEDLSDYARRSLEGMGVEVATGARVTACDADGVSVALAEGVTPAAGSAIEGGRIPASTIIWGAGVVASPAGGWVEAPRDRAGRIQVGPDLSVPGHPEIFAIGDTATITDPEGRPVPGIAPAAKQMGDYVARVIRARVTGSADPGPFAYRHEGDLATVGRRSAVVKRGGLKLTGFTGWAFWGIAHVYFLVGLRYRIAVAFKWLWDYLTLQRGARLITGTEEDGPVGQAVVPAAEEAGRG; encoded by the coding sequence ATGCCCGATCTTCATCCGCCCGAGGTGACCACCGCTTCGGATCGTGTTCCGGCGCCCGGCGAGGTTCGGGCCAATGGACGGCGGCCGCGGGTGGTGATTGTTGGCGCCGGCTTCGGCGGGTTGCAGGCGGCGAAGGCGCTGGATGGGGCGCCGGTGGAGGTGATCGTCGTCGACCGGCAGAACCATCACCTGTTTCAGCCGCTGCTGTATCAGGTGGCGACCGCGACCCTGTCGCCGGCCGATATCGCCTGGCCGATCCGCGCCATCCTGCGCCGGCAGGCCAATGCCACGGTGCTGATGGCCGAGGTGGACGGCGTCGACACCGCGCGGCGCGACGTGCGGGCGGGGGCGGCGCGCATTCCCTATGACCAGCTGATCCTGGCCACGGGCGCCACCCATTCCTATTTCGGCCACGATGAATGGGCGGGGGCGGCACCCGGGCTGAAGCGGATCGAGGATGCGACCACCATCCGGCGGCGGATCCTGCTCGCCTTCGAGCGGGCCGAGATGGCGCGGTCGGATGACGAGCGGCGCCGGCTGCTGACCTTCGTGGTGGTGGGCGGCGGCCCGACCGGGGTGGAGATGGCGGGCGCCATCGTCGAGATCGCCCGCAAGGTGCTGCCGCCGGATTTCCGGCTGGTCGATCCGCGCGCCGCCCGCATCGTGCTGGTCGAGGCCGGGCCGCGCATCCTGCCCGCCTTTCCCGAGGATCTGTCGGATTATGCCCGCCGCTCGCTGGAGGGGATGGGCGTGGAGGTGGCGACCGGCGCGCGGGTGACGGCCTGCGACGCGGACGGCGTGTCGGTGGCCCTGGCCGAGGGCGTGACGCCGGCCGCGGGCAGCGCGATCGAGGGCGGGCGGATCCCGGCTTCGACCATCATCTGGGGCGCGGGCGTGGTTGCCTCTCCCGCCGGCGGCTGGGTCGAGGCGCCGCGCGATCGCGCCGGGCGGATCCAGGTCGGCCCCGATCTGAGCGTGCCGGGGCATCCCGAAATCTTCGCGATCGGCGATACCGCCACCATCACCGACCCCGAGGGCCGGCCGGTGCCGGGTATTGCGCCGGCCGCCAAACAGATGGGCGATTACGTCGCCCGGGTGATCCGCGCCCGGGTGACCGGATCGGCGGACCCCGGCCCCTTCGCCTATCGTCATGAAGGCGATCTGGCGACTGTCGGCCGGCGCTCGGCCGTGGTGAAACGCGGCGGGCTGAAGCTGACCGGCTTCACCGGCTGGGCGTTCTGGGGCATCGCCCATGTCTATTTCCTGGTCGGGCTGCGCTATCGCATCGCCGTGGCGTTCAAATGGCTGTGGGATTATCTGACCCTGCAGCGCGGCGCCCGGCTGATCACCGGCACCGAGGAAGACGGGCCGGTGGGCCAGGCGGTGGTGCCGGCGGCTGAAGAGGCGGGGCGAGGCTGA
- a CDS encoding Lrp/AsnC family transcriptional regulator has product MEDDHSLDRIDRNILRQLQRDADLPNTELARRVNLSATACLRRVEKLKARGIIRRTVAMVDAQAVDLTTLVFVGVVLDRSTPESFEAFETAARSLSGCLECHLVAGEVDYFLLLRTRDLARFNKLHAGEIIKLPGVRQIRTFFVLKEILSTTELPV; this is encoded by the coding sequence ATGGAGGATGATCACAGCCTGGACCGCATCGACCGCAACATCCTGCGCCAGTTGCAGCGCGATGCGGATCTGCCCAACACGGAACTGGCCCGGCGGGTCAATCTCAGCGCCACCGCCTGTCTGCGGCGGGTGGAGAAGCTGAAGGCGCGCGGCATCATCCGCCGCACCGTCGCCATGGTCGATGCGCAGGCGGTGGACCTCACCACCCTGGTCTTCGTGGGCGTGGTGCTCGACCGCTCAACGCCCGAAAGCTTCGAGGCCTTCGAAACCGCGGCCCGCAGCCTCAGCGGCTGTCTGGAATGCCATCTGGTGGCGGGCGAGGTGGATTATTTCCTCCTGCTCCGCACCCGCGATCTCGCCCGCTTCAACAAGTTGCATGCGGGTGAGATCATCAAACTTCCCGGCGTGCGCCAGATCCGCACCTTCTTCGTGCTCAAAGAAATCCTGTCGACCACCGAACTGCCCGTGTGA
- a CDS encoding 1-aminocyclopropane-1-carboxylate deaminase, producing the protein MHLDRFARHRLTFGPTPIERLDRLSAALGGHVTIWAKREDCNSGLAFGGNKLRKLEYLVPEALAQGADTLVTIGGIQSNHTRQVAAVAAKLGMRCRLVQENWVDYHDAVYDRVGNILMSRIMGAEVELVDAGFGISFKESWEQALEDVRQRGGRPYAIPAGASDHRLGGLGFVGFAEEVRAQERELGVRFDHVIVCSVTGSTQAGMVVGFAADGRARQVIGIDASATPDETHAQILRIAERTADLVGLGRPVTAEDVVLERGYAYPSYGVPSPETNDAIRLAARTEGMITDPVYEGKSMQGMIDLIRTGRIPAGANVLYAHLGGVPAINAYSFQYRNG; encoded by the coding sequence ATGCATCTGGATCGTTTCGCGCGCCATCGCCTGACCTTCGGCCCGACCCCGATCGAGCGGCTGGACCGGCTGTCGGCGGCGCTGGGCGGGCACGTCACCATCTGGGCCAAGCGGGAGGACTGCAATTCGGGCCTGGCCTTCGGCGGCAACAAGCTGCGCAAGCTGGAATATCTGGTGCCCGAGGCCCTGGCCCAGGGGGCCGACACGCTGGTCACCATCGGCGGCATCCAGTCCAACCACACCCGCCAGGTGGCGGCGGTGGCGGCGAAGTTGGGCATGCGCTGCCGGCTGGTGCAGGAAAACTGGGTCGATTATCACGATGCGGTCTATGACCGGGTCGGCAATATTCTGATGAGCCGGATTATGGGCGCCGAGGTCGAACTGGTCGATGCCGGCTTCGGCATCTCGTTCAAGGAAAGCTGGGAACAGGCGCTGGAGGATGTCCGCCAGAGGGGCGGCCGGCCCTATGCCATTCCGGCCGGGGCGTCGGATCATCGCCTGGGCGGGCTGGGCTTCGTGGGCTTCGCCGAGGAGGTGCGGGCACAGGAACGCGAGCTGGGTGTGCGCTTCGACCATGTCATCGTCTGTTCGGTGACCGGCAGCACCCAGGCCGGCATGGTGGTGGGCTTCGCCGCCGATGGCCGGGCGCGGCAGGTGATCGGCATCGATGCATCGGCCACGCCCGACGAGACCCATGCCCAGATCCTGCGGATCGCAGAGCGCACCGCCGATCTGGTCGGGCTGGGCCGGCCGGTGACCGCCGAAGACGTGGTGCTGGAACGCGGCTATGCCTATCCGTCCTATGGCGTGCCGTCGCCCGAGACCAACGACGCGATCCGGCTGGCCGCCCGGACCGAGGGCATGATCACCGACCCGGTCTATGAGGGCAAATCCATGCAGGGGATGATCGACCTGATCCGCACCGGCCGGATCCCCGCGGGCGCCAATGTGCTCTATGCCCATCTGGGCGGGGTGCCGGCGATCAATGCCTACAGCTTCCAGTATCGCAACGGTTGA
- a CDS encoding ABC transporter ATP-binding protein, whose protein sequence is MSLFSVEDLKVHFPLPSGKTVHAVDGVSFQVAEGECFGIVGESGSGKSTTARALMRLVDPVEGHIRLDGHDLGTASGEALRRLRPMIQMVFQDPFSSLNPRLRAGAAVREPLDLMNLGAKSDRDGQVDAMFRQVGLHPDARRLFPHQFSGGQRQRLCIARAMVTSPKLVVCDEPVSALDVAIQAQILNLLKGLQRDRGLTYVFISHDLAVVQHICTRVAVMYLGEFVEQAPTGRLFASARHPYTWSLMASALSPERHAGTAPAERFTITGEPPSPIDPPPGCRFAGRCPFATDRCRTEKPALRRFPDDHQVACHYAGELEPPIPELRAA, encoded by the coding sequence ATGAGCCTGTTTTCGGTCGAAGACCTCAAGGTCCATTTCCCCCTGCCTTCGGGCAAGACCGTGCATGCGGTCGACGGGGTCAGCTTTCAGGTCGCAGAGGGTGAATGCTTCGGCATCGTCGGCGAAAGCGGCTCGGGCAAGTCCACCACCGCCCGGGCGCTGATGCGTCTGGTCGATCCGGTGGAGGGGCATATCCGCCTCGACGGCCATGATCTCGGCACCGCATCGGGCGAGGCGCTGCGCCGGCTCCGCCCGATGATCCAGATGGTGTTTCAGGACCCGTTCTCGTCGCTGAACCCGCGGCTGCGCGCCGGTGCGGCAGTGCGTGAGCCGCTGGACCTGATGAATCTGGGCGCGAAATCCGACCGAGACGGCCAGGTCGACGCCATGTTCCGGCAGGTGGGGCTGCACCCCGATGCCCGCCGGCTGTTCCCGCACCAGTTCTCGGGCGGCCAGCGCCAGCGGCTGTGCATCGCGCGGGCCATGGTCACCAGCCCGAAACTGGTGGTCTGCGACGAGCCGGTCTCGGCGCTGGACGTCGCCATCCAGGCCCAGATCCTGAACCTGCTCAAGGGCCTGCAGCGCGATCGCGGCCTCACCTACGTCTTCATCTCGCACGATCTGGCGGTGGTACAGCACATCTGCACCCGGGTGGCGGTGATGTATCTGGGCGAATTCGTCGAACAGGCCCCGACCGGCCGGCTCTTCGCCAGCGCCCGCCATCCCTATACCTGGTCGCTGATGGCCTCGGCGCTGTCGCCGGAACGCCATGCCGGCACGGCGCCCGCGGAGCGCTTCACCATCACCGGCGAACCGCCGAGCCCGATCGACCCACCCCCGGGCTGCCGCTTCGCCGGCCGCTGCCCCTTCGCCACCGACCGCTGCCGCACCGAAAAACCGGCCCTGCGCCGCTTCCCCGACGACCACCAGGTCGCCTGCCACTATGCCGGAGAACTGGAACCGCCGATCCCGGAACTCAGGGCGGCGTGA
- a CDS encoding ABC transporter ATP-binding protein — translation MADPILSIRDLKVEVDIGGRSLSVLDGVSLDLHAGRTLGVVGESGCGKSMTALATMGLLPERFAVTGGEILFDGEDLTRLAAPRLRQLRGNAISMIFQEPMTSLNPVMTVGRQIAEVVELHQGRSRAEAREIALEMLRAVHIPGPEQRLDAYPHELSGGMRQRVMIAIALACRPRVIIADEPTTALDVTVQAQIFRLLRELQMDTGTAILLITHDLGAVADMADEVAVLYAGKCVERGPVDAILGAPSHPYTRGLMSCTPRLRLGAAALEPDPRGLGEIPGMVPPLGRFPRACRFGPRCGLADARCHAEAPPLVPTGPAQAALCWHVTPHGTEARP, via the coding sequence ATGGCCGATCCGATCCTCTCCATCCGCGATCTGAAGGTCGAGGTCGACATCGGCGGCCGGTCGCTCTCGGTCCTCGACGGGGTCTCGCTCGACCTCCATGCCGGGCGCACGCTGGGCGTGGTCGGCGAAAGCGGCTGCGGCAAGTCGATGACCGCACTCGCCACCATGGGTCTGCTGCCTGAACGCTTCGCCGTCACCGGCGGCGAGATCCTGTTTGACGGCGAAGACCTGACCCGCCTCGCCGCCCCGCGGCTGCGCCAGCTGCGCGGCAACGCCATCTCGATGATCTTTCAGGAGCCGATGACCTCGCTCAACCCGGTGATGACCGTGGGGCGGCAGATCGCCGAGGTGGTGGAACTGCACCAGGGCCGCAGCCGGGCGGAAGCGCGCGAGATCGCGCTGGAAATGCTGCGCGCGGTCCACATCCCCGGCCCCGAACAGCGGCTCGACGCCTATCCGCACGAGCTGTCGGGCGGCATGCGCCAGCGGGTGATGATCGCCATCGCGCTGGCCTGCCGGCCGCGGGTGATCATCGCCGACGAGCCGACCACCGCCCTCGACGTCACCGTCCAGGCGCAGATCTTCAGGCTGTTGCGCGAACTCCAGATGGACACCGGCACCGCCATCCTGCTGATCACCCATGATCTGGGGGCGGTCGCCGACATGGCCGACGAGGTCGCCGTGCTCTATGCCGGCAAATGCGTCGAGCGCGGCCCGGTCGATGCCATTCTGGGCGCCCCCTCGCATCCCTATACGCGCGGTCTCATGTCCTGCACGCCCCGGCTCCGGCTCGGCGCCGCCGCCCTTGAACCCGATCCGCGCGGCCTGGGCGAGATCCCGGGCATGGTGCCGCCGCTCGGCCGCTTCCCGCGGGCCTGCCGTTTCGGCCCGCGCTGCGGCCTGGCCGATGCCCGCTGCCATGCCGAGGCGCCGCCGCTGGTGCCGACCGGCCCCGCCCAGGCGGCGCTCTGCTGGCACGTCACCCCCCATGGCACGGAGGCGCGGCCATGA
- a CDS encoding ABC transporter permease: MTDQTATAAGVTAPAADPAPDAPRPVHPAVEFFRAFARNQSAILGILLLALVLLATFLGPVLYPVDPYSMVDVPFTPPLGDYAPFGTDYLGRDILAGIIAGGRATLAVGGTAAAISVGIGILIGSLAGYFGGVMDAALMKVTEFFQILPPLLLAMVLVTIFGASLPIITVAIGAVAWPQVARLARAEFLRIRKLDYVAAARTSGARDAYLIFRVILPGALPPLVVAAGLAVGTAILFEAGLSFLGLGDPNTMSWGLIIGQNRNYLLDAWWTVTLPGVAIFITVLAISLVGDGINDALNPKLRKR, encoded by the coding sequence ATGACCGACCAGACCGCAACCGCCGCAGGCGTCACCGCGCCCGCCGCCGACCCGGCCCCGGACGCACCGCGCCCGGTGCATCCGGCCGTCGAGTTCTTCCGCGCCTTCGCCCGCAACCAGTCGGCCATTCTGGGCATTCTGCTGCTGGCCCTGGTGCTGCTTGCAACCTTCCTCGGGCCGGTTCTCTACCCGGTCGATCCCTATTCGATGGTCGACGTACCCTTCACCCCGCCCCTGGGCGACTACGCGCCCTTCGGCACCGATTATCTGGGCCGCGACATCCTGGCCGGCATCATCGCCGGCGGCCGGGCGACGCTTGCGGTCGGCGGCACCGCCGCCGCCATCTCGGTGGGGATCGGCATTCTGATCGGCTCGCTCGCCGGCTATTTCGGCGGCGTCATGGATGCGGCGCTGATGAAGGTGACGGAATTCTTCCAGATCCTGCCGCCGCTGCTGCTGGCCATGGTGCTGGTCACCATCTTCGGCGCCTCGCTGCCGATCATCACCGTCGCGATCGGCGCGGTCGCCTGGCCGCAGGTGGCCCGCCTTGCCCGGGCGGAATTCCTGCGCATCCGCAAGCTCGACTATGTCGCCGCCGCCCGCACCTCGGGCGCCCGCGACGCCTATCTGATCTTCCGGGTGATCCTGCCGGGCGCCCTGCCGCCGCTGGTGGTGGCGGCGGGCCTTGCCGTCGGCACCGCCATCCTGTTCGAAGCGGGGTTGAGCTTCCTGGGGCTCGGCGATCCCAACACCATGTCCTGGGGGCTGATCATCGGCCAGAACCGCAATTACCTGCTCGATGCCTGGTGGACCGTCACCCTGCCGGGTGTGGCGATCTTCATCACCGTCCTGGCGATCAGCCTGGTCGGCGACGGCATCAATGATGCGCTGAACCCCAAGCTGAGGAAGCGGTGA
- a CDS encoding ABC transporter permease gives MKRLLPLFSRLASTLGLLLAVVVLNFLLIQMAPGDPVSVIVGEMGGASEELIARMRAEYGLDQPLHVQLGVYVWKILHGDFGFSYYFKEPVLSLILQRLPATILLVVTALAVAVLVGTLLGIFSARRPRGPLNYLVTLVSLAGYSAPVFWTGLMLVILFSSILPLFPVSGMADVRGAETFLGGVADVAHHLVLPAVTLASIYIAIYSRLSRATMLDVLGADYIRTARAKGLSERRVVYGHALRNALIPVVTMVGLQFGQLFAGAVLVETVFNWPGLGRLAFESILRRDYPTLLGILFFSAILVVVANILTDIAYGLVDPRIRTRKPAAARKPKATGAPR, from the coding sequence ATGAAACGCCTGCTTCCCCTTTTCAGCCGCCTGGCATCGACCCTCGGCCTGCTGCTGGCGGTGGTGGTGCTGAACTTCCTGCTGATCCAGATGGCGCCGGGTGATCCGGTTTCGGTCATCGTCGGCGAGATGGGCGGCGCCTCGGAAGAGCTGATCGCCCGCATGCGGGCGGAATACGGGCTCGACCAGCCGCTGCACGTCCAGCTCGGGGTCTATGTCTGGAAGATCCTCCACGGCGATTTCGGCTTCTCCTATTATTTCAAGGAACCGGTGCTGTCGCTGATCCTCCAGCGGCTGCCGGCGACGATCCTGCTGGTGGTGACGGCGCTTGCGGTCGCGGTGCTGGTCGGCACGCTGCTCGGCATCTTCTCCGCCCGCCGGCCGCGCGGCCCGCTCAACTATCTGGTGACGCTGGTCTCGCTCGCCGGGTATTCGGCGCCGGTGTTCTGGACCGGGCTGATGCTGGTCATCCTGTTCTCGTCGATCCTGCCGCTGTTCCCGGTCTCGGGCATGGCCGATGTCCGCGGCGCCGAAACCTTCCTCGGCGGCGTGGCCGATGTCGCCCACCATCTGGTGCTGCCGGCGGTGACGCTCGCCTCGATCTACATCGCGATCTATTCCCGGCTGTCGCGCGCCACCATGCTCGACGTGCTGGGGGCCGATTACATCCGCACCGCCCGCGCCAAGGGGTTGAGCGAGCGCCGCGTGGTCTATGGCCATGCGCTGCGCAATGCGCTGATCCCGGTGGTGACCATGGTCGGGCTGCAATTCGGCCAGCTTTTCGCCGGCGCCGTGCTGGTCGAGACGGTGTTCAACTGGCCGGGCCTCGGCCGGCTCGCCTTCGAAAGCATCCTGCGCCGCGACTATCCCACCCTGCTCGGGATCCTGTTCTTCTCGGCGATCCTGGTGGTGGTGGCCAACATCCTCACCGACATCGCCTATGGCCTCGTCGATCCGCGCATCCGCACCCGCAAGCCCGCTGCCGCGCGCAAGCCCAAAGCCACCGGAGCCCCGCGATGA
- a CDS encoding ABC transporter substrate-binding protein, translating into MLNRLKQFTLAAAVALALGATALGGAGAQAAPEDGGTLVVGTTQVPRHFNGAIQSGQATALASTQIFASPLRYDANWNPQPYLAKSWEVAADGLSVTLHLVEGATFHDGQPITSEDVKFSIMTIKKNHPFTTMLAPVTDVETPDPQTAVIKLAHPHPALLLAMSPALMPILPEHVYGQGDIQSNPANLKPVGSGPFVFEEYKQGEYYKLKKNPNFFIKGRPYLDEVIVQIIGDPTSMVLSMRRGDIDLVPYVSAVRDVQMLQKTEGLTVSDKGSDGFGALNWLAFNTKKPPFDNPDVRRAIGYAIDKKFILDRLLGGIAQRAYGPIVPSSPLATDQVEHYDLDLAKAKELLDKAGLKPGADGVRLTMTADYIPGFTDQGRNIVEYLRTQLRQVGIVVEVRNSPDFPTWAQRISNYDFDVTEDNVYNWGDPVIGVNRTYLSSNIRKGVIWSNTQQYSNPDVDRILEQAGQEMDPAKRAALYAEFQKIVVDDAPILYLNVSPFNTVYKSNLKNPPLTIWGAASPFDEVYWDKK; encoded by the coding sequence ATGCTGAACAGACTGAAGCAGTTCACGCTCGCGGCCGCGGTCGCACTCGCCCTTGGGGCCACGGCGCTCGGCGGGGCGGGTGCGCAGGCGGCGCCCGAAGACGGCGGCACGCTGGTGGTCGGCACCACCCAGGTGCCGCGCCATTTCAACGGCGCCATTCAGTCCGGCCAGGCGACGGCGCTTGCCTCGACCCAGATCTTCGCCAGTCCGCTGCGCTATGACGCCAACTGGAACCCGCAGCCCTATCTGGCCAAAAGCTGGGAGGTGGCGGCCGACGGCCTGTCGGTGACGCTGCATCTGGTGGAGGGGGCGACCTTCCATGACGGCCAGCCGATCACGTCGGAAGACGTGAAATTCTCGATCATGACGATCAAGAAGAACCACCCCTTCACCACCATGCTGGCGCCGGTCACCGACGTCGAAACGCCGGACCCTCAGACCGCGGTCATCAAACTCGCCCATCCGCATCCGGCGCTGCTGCTGGCGATGTCGCCGGCGCTGATGCCGATCCTGCCCGAACACGTCTATGGCCAGGGCGACATCCAGTCCAACCCCGCCAACCTGAAGCCGGTCGGCTCGGGTCCCTTCGTCTTCGAGGAATACAAGCAGGGCGAATACTACAAGCTGAAGAAGAATCCGAACTTCTTCATCAAGGGCCGCCCCTATCTGGACGAGGTGATCGTCCAGATCATCGGCGACCCGACCAGCATGGTGCTGTCGATGCGCCGGGGCGACATCGATCTGGTGCCCTATGTCTCGGCCGTCCGCGACGTCCAGATGCTGCAGAAGACCGAGGGGCTGACCGTCTCGGACAAGGGCTCCGACGGCTTCGGCGCGCTCAACTGGCTGGCCTTCAACACGAAGAAGCCGCCCTTCGACAACCCCGATGTGCGCCGCGCGATCGGCTATGCGATCGACAAGAAGTTCATCCTGGACCGTCTGCTCGGCGGTATCGCCCAGCGGGCCTATGGTCCGATCGTGCCGTCCTCGCCACTCGCCACCGATCAGGTCGAACATTACGATCTGGATCTGGCCAAGGCGAAAGAGCTGCTCGACAAGGCCGGGCTCAAGCCCGGTGCCGATGGCGTGCGCCTGACGATGACCGCCGACTACATCCCCGGCTTCACCGATCAGGGCCGCAACATCGTCGAATATCTGCGCACCCAGCTCCGCCAGGTCGGCATCGTGGTCGAGGTCCGCAATTCGCCCGACTTCCCGACCTGGGCGCAGCGCATCTCCAACTATGATTTCGACGTCACCGAAGACAATGTCTACAACTGGGGCGACCCGGTCATCGGCGTGAACCGCACCTATCTGTCGTCGAACATCCGCAAGGGTGTGATCTGGTCCAACACCCAGCAGTACAGCAACCCGGACGTCGACCGCATTCTGGAACAGGCCGGCCAGGAGATGGATCCGGCGAAGCGCGCGGCGCTCTATGCCGAGTTCCAGAAGATCGTCGTCGACGACGCGCCGATCCTGTACCTGAACGTCTCGCCGTTCAACACGGTCTACAAATCCAACCTGAAGAACCCGCCGCTCACCATCTGGGGTGCCGCCTCGCCCTTCGACGAGGTCTACTGGGACAAGAAGTAA